In the Muricauda sp. MAR_2010_75 genome, one interval contains:
- a CDS encoding DUF6428 family protein, with amino-acid sequence MKLSEVKEVLSRLETLGFQLPTGEMVPGHFHVTEVGKIHKHFIDCGGTVRHEEVVSFQLWEANDYDHRLHPEKLVHIIELSQKVLEIEDSLEVEVEYQGTTIGKYGLAFDEGHFLLTTKMTDCLAKDQCGVPEKKPKVRLSQLKSEPCCSPDGNCC; translated from the coding sequence ATGAAATTATCAGAAGTAAAAGAAGTACTGTCCCGATTGGAAACCCTTGGCTTCCAATTGCCCACCGGGGAAATGGTCCCCGGACATTTCCATGTCACCGAAGTGGGGAAGATTCACAAACACTTTATAGACTGCGGGGGAACCGTGCGCCATGAGGAAGTGGTCAGTTTCCAACTGTGGGAGGCCAACGACTATGACCACAGGTTGCATCCCGAAAAGTTGGTTCATATCATCGAACTGTCCCAAAAGGTATTGGAAATAGAGGACTCACTGGAAGTCGAAGTGGAATACCAGGGCACCACTATCGGAAAATATGGCCTTGCCTTTGATGAAGGGCATTTTCTGTTGACCACCAAGATGACCGACTGCCTTGCCAAGGACCAGTGTGGGGTCCCCGAAAAGAAACCAAAGGTAAGACTGTCCCAATTGAAAAGTGAGCCCTGCTGTTCCCCGGACGGCAATTGTTGCTAA
- a CDS encoding helix-turn-helix transcriptional regulator — MGLAKTEIFTENQNELALIGKVFAHPARIAILQHLFKVKACVCGDLVDEIGLAQPTVSQHLKELRNMGLIKGDVEGTSVCYCVNVANWNEMKDKFKAFLDQGIELDQECC; from the coding sequence ATGGGACTGGCAAAGACCGAAATATTTACCGAAAACCAGAATGAGCTCGCCCTCATCGGTAAGGTATTTGCCCATCCCGCCCGGATTGCCATATTGCAGCACCTCTTCAAGGTCAAGGCCTGTGTCTGTGGTGACCTTGTGGACGAGATAGGACTGGCACAGCCTACGGTTTCACAACACTTGAAGGAACTCCGGAACATGGGACTCATCAAGGGCGATGTGGAGGGCACCAGTGTCTGTTACTGTGTCAATGTGGCAAATTGGAACGAAATGAAGGATAAGTTCAAGGCATTCCTCGATCAGGGGATTGAACTGGACCAAGAGTGCTGTTAG
- a CDS encoding GDCCVxC domain-containing (seleno)protein, whose translation MDINLYSTITCPHCGNSKEEKMPTDSCQFFYECENCGSILRPKNGDCCVYCSFGSVACPPIQATSGCCGT comes from the coding sequence ATGGATATCAATCTGTACTCTACAATTACCTGTCCGCATTGTGGCAATTCCAAAGAGGAAAAGATGCCTACGGATTCTTGTCAGTTCTTTTATGAATGTGAAAATTGCGGCTCCATTCTAAGGCCCAAAAATGGCGATTGTTGCGTGTATTGTTCCTTTGGTTCGGTGGCCTGTCCCCCCATTCAGGCAACATCCGGATGTTGTGGTACATGA
- the merTP gene encoding mercuric transport protein MerTP, whose translation MNNKKTLMGSSIILAMATSLCCIGPLLAIVAGTSGLASNFKFLEPFRPYLIGITGLVLVVAWYQQLRTVAKKEIDCACDTDEKPAFWKGKIWLMTITVFALAMLAFPYYAQSLYPKQEAKGQTNFFASQDVKEINIPVVGMTCSGCEAHIEHEVNGLDGIIMVKADYQKANAQIMYDPAKTTRDAIVNAILKTGYTIKDQ comes from the coding sequence ATGAATAACAAGAAAACCTTAATGGGATCTTCCATTATTTTGGCCATGGCCACCTCCCTTTGTTGCATAGGACCACTTTTGGCCATTGTGGCCGGAACATCTGGCCTGGCGTCCAATTTTAAGTTTTTGGAACCGTTCAGACCGTATTTGATCGGAATTACGGGTTTGGTTTTGGTAGTGGCGTGGTACCAACAGTTAAGGACAGTCGCCAAAAAGGAAATAGACTGTGCATGCGATACGGACGAAAAGCCGGCCTTTTGGAAGGGTAAAATTTGGTTGATGACCATCACGGTCTTTGCCTTAGCGATGCTTGCCTTTCCCTATTATGCCCAATCTTTGTACCCGAAACAGGAAGCCAAGGGTCAAACGAACTTTTTTGCGAGCCAAGATGTCAAGGAAATCAATATTCCGGTCGTGGGAATGACATGCAGTGGGTGCGAGGCACATATTGAACACGAGGTCAATGGACTTGATGGGATCATCATGGTCAAGGCAGATTACCAAAAAGCCAATGCACAGATAATGTACGATCCCGCCAAAACCACCAGGGATGCTATCGTGAACGCCATTTTGAAAACCGGATACACCATAAAGGACCAGTGA
- a CDS encoding metalloregulator ArsR/SmtB family transcription factor: MDKNICIRLEADAKQIMECRETMQNLENSMDSLSGIMNLMGNPVRLKILYLLNQEQRLCVCDLSDILEMNVSAISQHLRKLKDRNLITSQKEGQMIHYSLVTDHSPLLFPIFDLLDKKEQIKPVNHE; the protein is encoded by the coding sequence ATGGATAAGAACATATGCATACGTTTGGAGGCGGATGCCAAACAGATAATGGAATGCAGGGAAACTATGCAAAATTTGGAAAATTCCATGGACTCCCTTTCAGGGATAATGAATTTAATGGGCAATCCGGTTCGGCTTAAGATTCTCTACCTTTTGAACCAAGAGCAACGCTTATGTGTCTGTGACCTTAGTGATATACTGGAAATGAATGTATCCGCAATTTCACAACATTTGCGCAAGCTCAAGGACAGAAATTTGATCACATCCCAAAAGGAAGGCCAGATGATCCATTATTCCTTGGTGACCGATCATTCGCCGTTACTTTTTCCAATTTTTGACCTGCTCGATAAAAAAGAACAAATAAAACCAGTAAACCATGAATAA
- a CDS encoding site-specific integrase has product MNTSNSFSISFWLKKSGRKKDGRFPIYVRIRCKGKNADLSVHRSTFEERWCPILGKMDHRASESVVVNKYLDDVRAKLLECHRQLSAESNFITAQSIKLRYLGKDKVMLTLLDLLEYNRTYELPKLAKGTVKNYSSTETYLKRFIAKKYRVPDIGLASIDYAFLIEFENFLRNCEPIKSFQTLNNNGIMKHMLRFKKLVTMAYKFDCIPKNPFNLYKVKMEDYDSAFLEEEEILALDQLEFEEKGMELVRDIFLFACYTGLSYIEIKLLNPNGIVSGIDGELWIDVKRQKTKTEVKVPLLPKAKKILEKYVDFPKNENTVLPVYSNQKVNQYLKIIAQRANIDKHLTFHVARHTFATTITLMNDVPIETVSKLLGHTKLSTTQKYARVVEKKISKDMAQLKEKLGSGQSKANDNSEYPTLKIIR; this is encoded by the coding sequence ATGAATACCTCTAACTCCTTCAGTATCAGTTTTTGGCTGAAAAAATCAGGAAGAAAAAAAGATGGACGGTTTCCAATTTATGTCCGGATCAGATGTAAAGGAAAAAATGCAGATCTCAGTGTCCATAGATCAACTTTTGAAGAACGATGGTGTCCTATTTTGGGAAAAATGGACCATAGGGCCAGTGAATCCGTTGTTGTAAACAAATATCTGGACGACGTCCGTGCAAAGTTGCTGGAATGCCATCGGCAACTTAGTGCCGAGAGTAACTTTATAACGGCACAATCCATCAAGCTTCGATATCTGGGAAAGGACAAGGTGATGCTCACCCTATTGGACCTTTTGGAGTACAACCGAACCTATGAGTTGCCCAAACTGGCCAAAGGGACGGTCAAGAACTATTCCTCCACAGAGACCTACCTGAAACGCTTCATTGCCAAAAAATATCGGGTACCCGATATTGGGCTGGCCTCGATAGACTATGCCTTTTTGATCGAGTTTGAAAACTTCCTGCGGAACTGCGAACCCATCAAATCGTTCCAGACATTGAACAACAACGGTATCATGAAACATATGCTGCGGTTCAAGAAATTGGTGACCATGGCCTATAAATTTGATTGTATCCCCAAGAATCCCTTCAATCTGTATAAAGTGAAAATGGAGGATTATGACAGTGCTTTCTTGGAAGAGGAGGAAATTCTGGCGCTGGACCAATTGGAATTCGAGGAAAAGGGCATGGAACTGGTCCGGGATATTTTCCTTTTTGCCTGTTATACCGGACTCAGCTACATAGAGATCAAACTTCTCAATCCCAATGGTATCGTATCCGGCATCGACGGGGAACTCTGGATCGATGTAAAACGCCAAAAGACCAAGACCGAAGTGAAGGTTCCCCTATTGCCCAAAGCCAAGAAAATCTTGGAGAAGTATGTGGATTTTCCCAAAAATGAAAATACCGTTCTTCCAGTGTATTCCAATCAAAAGGTGAACCAATACCTAAAGATCATTGCACAAAGGGCAAATATTGATAAGCACCTAACCTTCCATGTGGCCAGACATACCTTTGCAACGACAATCACCTTAATGAACGACGTGCCCATTGAGACCGTTTCCAAACTCCTCGGGCATACCAAGCTTTCAACGACCCAAAAGTATGCTAGGGTCGTGGAAAAGAAAATCAGCAAGGACATGGCCCAGTTGAAGGAGAAATTGGGAAGCGGGCAAAGTAAAGCGAACGACAATTCGGAATATCCGACCCTAAAGATTATCAGGTAA